The Phacochoerus africanus isolate WHEZ1 chromosome 9, ROS_Pafr_v1, whole genome shotgun sequence genomic sequence ACATGATGGGCCCAGGATTCAGGCCAACAAGAGATACCTTGGGTGGAAGCCACGTTCCAGCTGTGCATCCTGGGGTCTCAGGTGCAGAATAAAGGTTGGGTCCATTTCCAGCCATTGCAAAGCCACAGCGGTAGCCAGAAGGAGAACCACCACTGTGCTGTTGCCCAAACCAGTTGCCAAAGGAGTAactgaggcagggctgggagtcCAGCTTCACTCTGAGGGTAGAGGGGCGGGGACAGGAATCACTTGCAATCAAGGCTGGACCACTCCACACTCCAGGACTCCCGCGTCTCTCCCAGACCTTACACATAAGCCTGATTTCTGCTCTCCCTGTTTTAAGAACACCTCTTCTCAAAGCAGAAGTTTGTACATGGCTGAAAACTGCTTACGACAGGGAACGCTATGGGCTCTCATTGTCATTCAGAGTAGGAGGTATCAACTCACCTTTGCCAGTAccagtaaaaattattttgttgagCTGTACCAAAGCCCGCACAACTCTCCTGTCCAGCCATTTATGCAGGTGCTTGAGGACCAGAGACCAGGAGTCCACAGTTTTCACTCCCGCATCAAACACTCTCAGCTTCTGGTCGAAACAAATAACTCCTCCAGCTGCTTCAGAGGCCATAATTACCTGCAGTGGCCAGTCCTGCCAGGTAATTCAACCCGTCTTTCCTGACAACATGGGTTAAAGAGTGGATGGGAGGAGGTATTGGGGTCACCTGGGGGAACACCTGCAAACTATTCCACCAGCTCCTGGCTTCCGGCTTCCAGCTGCCAGCTCCCTCCCCCAAGTGCCAGCCAGAAGGGGGAGGGCATGtcgggggagggggcagacagAGAGGGAGTGTGTATTGGGCAGCTGTGAGGCAGACAGAagtctccaccccaccccctaccgTGATACGTAAGAGAGTCACTTTTAATCATTAAACCTTAAGACAAATACCACAATTTGATGCGTCCTTCCTCCAATCTGTTACCTGCAAAGAATAGCTATTGGAACCAGCATTGAATGGACTTTTCAAAATccattccctttttaaaatccaGCCCCTGCAGGTTGAAATCATTATCCCAACCAGCTGGGAGGGAAGACGTGGCCTCTCAGACACACAGCCCCCTACTTTAATGCAAGTGCaggaacattttttctttttatttattattattattattattttatttttgcagccacacctgcagcatatggaagttcccaggctaggggtccaatgagagctgcagctgcagctgccagcctacactacagccatagcaatgcccgatccaagctgtgtctgcatcctataatacagcttgtggcaacgtcagatccttaacccactgagcgaggccagggatcgaaccccgcagcttcgtggatacgagtcaggttcttaaactgctgagcacagcgggaactcctgatgaaaaatttttaaagaaatatttctgtggttccatttttttctttttttgaagcaTGATAAAGCAGTGCTTCGTAAACATAATGCACATTTGAATTTCCTGAACATGTTTAAAATGTGGGTTCCGATGCCATAGATTTGAGGTGGGGCCCTCAGACCCTGCCTTTGTAGCCGGCTCCCATGCACGTTTAGTAGCAAAGCGACACAAAATGTCAAACATTAGAAGGTAACTTTTAAGTCTAAATAGGGACATTTAGGGTTTGACCATTTCCCTATAGCTTGTTATAACTTTTCCACTATTAATTCACTCTCCCACTCTTCAAGTGCTTCATATAGTCCATAGTTACCTGACATATGAACAAAAATAATCATGATGAATTCAAATCACTTGCCCATCCTTTACCGAGCACCTGCTATACAGAAGGCAGGTGCCAGGCGTCAGAGATACAGTGGAGTTTATACACTGGTGAATTTCCTCAGGGTTTTGGGGGAGATGTTATTGATTAGAGCAGCTGTGCACACATCACTAAAAGCCACCcaatatctggttttcttttctttgctaacAGAACCCTAACTTTCTGTAGGGGTAGCAAAAGATTGTGTTAAAAGATTGCGTTTCCTAGCTGCCCCCTCGCAGGTAGAGTGGCCAGGTGACCAGTCTGGCTAATAAGATGTAAATAGAACTATCCTTAGGGGGTTGAGGAAACCTGTGTGGGCAGAGGGAGTTTGCTGAGCTGGAGGGAGGCCTTCCTGCCCTCCACCTTCCCCCCAGTCCTCATGCTGAGATTACAGCTGTGATGGCTGAAGCCACAATACCCCTGCATCCTTTTGGCCTATGACATGATATCAAGGAGGCCGTCACACACTCAAACACAGGATCTGACTCAGAGAACTGGTCTGGGGTCCCTGAAGACCACAGCCCCCCTGTACCCCAACTAGACTAACCTACCTCCAGTCTCCAAATGCCTTTCACTTAAGAAATAAGTGTCTCGGGACTTTATTCGTTCGTTGGGTGTTGGTGTTGGTGTTTTGGCTGcatccccggcatatggaagttcctgggccagggatggaatctgagctgcaggtgtgaaccacaccagagcagtggcaatggtggatcctcaacctactgcaccacagcaggttccaagaaataaatgtctttcttaagccactattgttttaaattatatgaagttaaaaataattcttttaacaagtttttggttttgtttttaattttggtagtggagtagagttgatttaaatgtgttaatttcaggtgtacagcaaagtgtttcagttatagacacatccattctttttcagatttttctcccCCCAAACTTGTGCAGATTAAAAAATACgttgttttggttttaattttttatgcaatgtttaaaagttactttccatttacagtgtGACAGAATATTGACTCTATTTCCTGTGTTGTGCAATATGTCCTTGAGGCTGCCTTACACCCCAGAGCTTGTACCTCCCACGCCCCCTCTCCCCATGGGTGCCCACTAGGTTATCTGTGACTCTACTTCTTTCTTCAGTATATTCagtagtttgttgtattttttatttttaattatttttaattattgttttttttctttttaaggctgcatgtatggcatatggaaattcccaggctaggggtcaaatgcgaACTgcatccactggcctacaccacagccacagcaatgctggatacttaacacactgagtaaggccagggatcgaacccacatcctcatggttacgagtcaggttccttaccacagagccacaatgggaactcctgttgcattTTTTAGAAAAACCAAACAATTCTTAAATACTG encodes the following:
- the C9H6orf52 gene encoding putative uncharacterized protein C6orf52 homolog isoform X1 — encoded protein: MAGQESCAGFGTAQQNNFYWYWQRVKLDSQPCLSYSFGNWFGQQHSGGSPSGYRCGFAMAGNGPNLYSAPETPGCTAGTWLPPKETTALAENQDEDSLEDPNLHLNIDASNEEFMVKSEELYDALMNCHWQPLDTVHSEIPDETPHKQNVHPATQLSH
- the C9H6orf52 gene encoding putative uncharacterized protein C6orf52 homolog isoform X2, producing the protein MAGQESCAGFGTAQQNNFYWYWQRVKLDSQPCLSYSFGNWFGQQHSGGSPSGYRCGFAMAGNGPNLYSAPETPGCTAGTWLPPKETTALAENQDEDSLEAPVFPLEAPLVKQDVRRTRFSVDLRMQPSQ